GCCGATTTCTACTCGTCCCTCGTAAAGCTGGCGCACGACGCCGGCATCCCGGCCATCATTGACACCTCCGGACCCGGAATCATCACCGCAGCCCAGGCCGGTGCCGATGTCCTGAAACCGAATCACCACGAACTCGCGGAAGCCACGGGGCAGTCGAGCCTGGAAGCCGCTGCGCTCTCGCTGATTGCCATGGGTGCCCGCACCGTCCTCGTCAGCGCCGGCGCGGACGGAATGCTCGCCTTCGACCACGCAGCACCGGGCGGGTACTGGAGTGCCAGCCTCCCCGAGCCCCTGAGCGGCAACCCCACAGGGGCGGGCGACGCCGGTGTGGCGGCTGCCGCCGTCGCCCTCGCCGAAGGCGTTACCGAACCCCGCGAGATTCTCCGCCGGGCTACTGCCTGGTCCGCCGCCGCTGTGCTCATGCCTGCGGCGGGCGAGATCTCGCCGCGGTATCAGGAACTTGAAGAACAACTGATCGTGACATGGAAGGAGACCCTGTGACGCTTGTCAGCACGCGGGAATTGATGGGCAAGGCCGCGGCCAGCGGTACGGGCCAAGGCGCGTTCAACGTCATCCACGTGGAAACAGCGGAGGGGCTGGTGGCGGGTGCCGAGACAGCGGGTGTTCCGCTGATCCTGCAGATTTCGGAGAACTGCGCAAAGTATCACGGTGGACTCGAACCGATCGCTCTGGCGGCTATGGCGATCGCCCGCGACGCATCGGTGCCCGTTGCGGTTCACCTGGACCATGCCGAATCCGAGGACCTCGCCATCGCGGCCGTGGACCTCGGTTTTGGCTCCGTAATGTTCGACGGCGCGCACTTGCCCTATGAGTGGAACGTCGAAGTCACGCAACGGGTAGCCCGCTACGCCCACGAGCGAGGCGTTTACATGGAGGCTGAACTCGGCAAAGTGGGAGGCAAGGACGGTGCCCATGCACCCGGTGTCCGGACCGACCCCGACGAGGCCCAGGCGTTTGTTGAAGCAACGGGTGTGGATGCGCTCGCAGTGGCCGTTGGCTCCTCCCACGCCATGACCGAACGCAGCGCAGCACTGGACCTGCACCTGATTACGCGGCTGAAGTCGGCGGTCGGAAAACCGCTGGTCCTGCATGGCTCTTCAGGCGTCACAGACGAGATGCTCGTAGCTGCGATCGGCGCAGGTATGACTAAGATCAACGTATCCACACATTTGAACGGGTTCTTCACCCGCGCCGTCCGTGAGTACCTCGATGCCAACCCTGCAGTGGTGGATTCCCGGAAGTACATCAAGGCCGGCCGGGACGCGCTGGTGCTGGAATCCGCACGTATGCTCACGCTGTTCGCCAAAGCGAAATAGCCAGACCCCGCGAAAGGCTCGTCATGACCCGCACCGATCGGCTGACCGCCATCCTTGACCTCCTGGCCGAATCCGGCCATGTGGAAGTCGAGGACATCGTGACGCGGCTTGGCGTGTCACCGGCCACGGCGCGCCGGGACCTGGACAGCCTCGCAAAACAACGGCTGCTCAGCCGTACACGGGGTGGCGCTACCACCGGATCCGTATCTTACGACCTCCCGGGCCGATACAACCGTGACGACCACGCCTTGGCCAAGCAGGAGATCGCCCTGGCCGCCTCCGCCCTGATCCGACCCGGAGCGGTGATCGGCCTGAGCGGGGGAACCACCAATACGGCTCTGGCGCAGTTGCTGTCCACCCGTGAGGACCTCAACGCGCCGTCCAACAGGCCCACTCTCACGGTGGTAACCAACGCAATTAACATAGCCTCGCAGCTCGCCGTTCGTCCGAACATCAAGATCATGGTTACCGGGGGAATCCTCAATCCGCGCTCCTACGAGCTCGTGGGCCCCTACACCGACGTGATCATGCAGAAGGTTGCCCTGGACATCGCGTTCATCGGGGTCAACGGCGTTGACCCCGATCTCGGCCCCACCATCACCGATGAAGGCGAAGCCATGGTGAACACCGTCATGGCGCGCCGGGCCACTGAATCCTACGTGGTTGCTGACTCCTCCAAGGTGGGCCGTCGCTCCTTTGCCGCCATGGCCGGGTATGACTTCCGGCACCTCATCACGGACGCCGGGATCAGCGCCGCGGACAAGGCTGCGTTCGAAGCCAAGGGCACGGAAGTCATCGTCGCCCCCGGCAACTAAGTGGTTCGTGCTAGAAGCGCATTCTCGGCGCGTGAAGCACTGAATCGTCAACATCCCTTGGCACCCACTGGCTGAACGGTTCGTCCAGACTGTACTGGCCGTCGTCGGTCCTTATCAGTGTGCGTAGTTCGGCGTTGTCCGGGTTGTTCAGTGACTCGAAATACTCAACAGTCCAGTGGAACCAGCGCATGCAGAATAGCCTCATGGTCAGTCCGTGTGTGACCATCAGGGTATTTGGGGCGTACGTCGGCTTTTGCCAGTGGCGGTAAAGGGTCTCCATGAACGAGGACACGCGGTCGTAGACGTCCGAGCCTGACTCGCCCTCGCGGAACCTGTAGAAGAAGTGGCCGTAAAGGTTGCGAAGCTCCTTCTGGTCCTCGATCTCCCCGGCGATCTGGAAGTTGGCCCAGTCCTGCTCGCGTAGCCTGGGTTCTTCGATCACGCGCTCGATCAGCGGGCCGAGGTCCAACGCCTCAAGAGTCTGGTATGCCCGCAAGTAGGGGGACACGTAGACGCAGACCTGCTCGCCGTCGAGCTTCCGCCTGAGGGCCTCGCCGGCTATCCGTGCCTGCTCAACTCCTAGTTCGGTGAGCGGGATGCGGTAGTCCGGCACACGGTTGTAGATTGACGTGTCGGCATTCGCGGCGGACTGGCCGTGCCGGATCATGAAGATTCTCCCTGGGGCACTCATCCCACCAAGCATAGGGTCTGCCTGCGGGTGAAACCCGAACGTGCGCAGTTCACGGCAAAGTGGCAGGAACTGCGGGCAAGATAGGTACATGCTCCTTGCTTCCCGCCGCCGCCTGCGCGCCGAAGTACTCATCGTACTTGGCCTGTCGTTGGGCCAATCAGCTGTGTACTCCGTGGTGCAACTTCTGGACAAGATGACACGCGCGCCGTTGTCCGAGGCAACTTCGACGCTTAACAGGTCCCAAAGCACCCGCGAGTATTTCGATCTCACGTACCAACTGCTGGACATTATCTTCGCTTTGGTTCCGGTGGTCCTGGTGTTCTACTTCCTGTCATCGCATTCACAGGGTGGCCGGGAAGGTGCCAGTGGCTCAGGCTTTGCCCGATTGGGATTCAATTTCGCGCGCCCGGGCAAGGACCTTTTGCAGGGGCTGGGCCTCGCAGCCGCCATTGGCATCCCTTCACTTGGCTTGTACGCTGCTGGCCGTGCCCTCGGAATCACCACCGCCATTGTGCCCAGCGGCCTGGAGGCTTACTGGTGGACTGTGCCTGTGCTGATTCTCTCCGCCGTTCGCCATGCGATCGTTGAGGAAGTGATCGTCGTCGGCTACCTCCTGGACCGCTTCGGAAAATTCGGCTGGAGCACCCCGTTGGCCATTGTGGTAAGCGCGGCGCTTCGTGGCAGCTACCACTTGTACCAAGGTTTCGGACCGTTCATCGGCACCTTCGCCATGGGATTGGTCTTCGCCTGGATCTATACCAAGACGAAGCGGGTGATGCCTTTGGTGATTGCGCATGCGCTGCTGGACATCGTCGCGTTCGTTGGCTTCAGCCTCTTCGGCAAGGCGATAGGCCTTGGTTAGGCGGGCGGTTAAAGAAATTCGGCCGCCATCGGTGGGTGACGTCGTTGGCACCCGCTGATGGCGGCCGAAGCTTGACCGGACACACAGGACCGGGGAGGGGAGCAGGCCCCCAAGGGAAGTGACGGGTCAGATGGTGACGGCGCCGGAGGCTGTTTCGAAAGTGACGGACATGATGCCAGGCGTACCGTGCGGGGCCATCCACTGGACAGCGACGTCCTCGAGCGGCTTCTCAACGGGTTCGCCCAGCCATTCGGTAACGCGTTCCGCCGAGCCCGCAATGGTGAGGCTGGACATCTTGACGTCACTGTCATAGACCTTGGACGGGTGCAGTGAGGGGTCGCCCTCCCACTTGAGCAGGTACGGCACCTGGGGATCGGCGATCAAGCCGAGAATGCCGATCTGCTGCCACACGAGTTCGCGGCCATCCGGGAACTTGCGGTTGCCCGGAACTGCGGAACGGCCAAGGCGGTTTTCGAAGGGGGCGAGGTCGTCAACGGCGACGCACCAGCCCATCCAACCGCCGCCGGCCGCCGAGCGTGCACGGACTGCCTGGCCAAAGGGTGCCTTGTCAGAAGCAGGATGGTCCAGGACCTCTACGACTTCCAGGTATTTGTTATCCGCCAAGGGAATGATCATGTTCCGGGTACCGAAGCGCGGGTGCACTCCGCCCCGGACTGCGTCCACTCCCAGAGCTGCGGAAATTCGTTCGGTAGTGGCCAAAAGGCCATCTCGTTCACAAGCGTAAGAGACGTGATCCATGCGCATGGCTTCATCTTGGCACTTTGTGATCGGGGTCTCAGCTAAGGGAAGCCTAACTAACATGGGACCTTGCTGTATGCCATTCGACTGCGTCATGCCGGGTCGCCCAAGGACCGAAAAATACTGCCTTCGTCACAAAGCTGTCCAAGTACCCGGGCGCTTCCTAGACTGGCCCCAGCCCACGCCTACAGCGATCAACGGCAAACCCGCGCGCCACTAAGAGGAGAATTCAATGTCCCAAGGATGGTCTTTCGAAACCCGCCAGATCCACGCAGGGCAGGAGCCTGACTCTGCCACGGGAGCGAGGTCGCTTCCGATCTACCAGACCACGTCCTTCGTTTTCCCCAGCGCAGAGAGCGCAGCCAACCGCTTTGCCTTGGCCGAGCTCGCCCCGATCTACACCCGTATCGGCAACCCGACACAGGATGCCGTTGAGCAGCGGATCGCCAGCCTCGAAGGTGGACTGGGCGCATTGCTCCTCAGTTCTGGACAGGCCGCGGAAACCTTCGCCATCCTGAACATTGCCGAGGCCGGCGACCATGTCGTCGCCAGCCCCAGCCTTTACGGTGGCACCTATAACCTCCTGGCCCACACGCTGAAGAAGTTCGGTATCTCCGTGACGTTCGTGGAGGACCCCGACAACCTGGACCAGTGGCGCGACGCCGTGCAGCCCAACACCAAACTGTTCTTCGGCGAGGTGGTGTCCAATCCGCGCCAGGACGTGCTGGACATCGAAGGGATTTCACGCACCGCGCATGAAGCTGGCGTGCCGCTGATCGTGGATAACACGCTATCCACCCCGTACCTCATCCGTCCCATCGAATGGGGTGCGGACATTGTGGTGCACTCGGCAACCAAGTATCTGGGCGGCCACGGTGCGGCGATCGCCGGCGTGATCGTGGACTCCGGAAACTTTGATTTCGGCAAGGACCCGGAACGCTTCCCTGGATTCAATACTCCGGACCCCAGCTACAACGGACTCGTTTACGCCCGGGACCTTGGCAAGGACGGCGCGCTCGGAGCCAACCTCTCCTACATTCTCAAGGCACGCGTGCAGTTGCTGCGCGATCTGGGTTCGGCCGTTTCCCCGTTCAACGCCTTCCTCATCGCCCAAGGGCTGGAAACCCTGAGCCTCCGCGTCGAGCGTCACGTCTCGAACGCCACCAAAGTGGCTGAATGGCTGGAAGCCCACGACGACGTCGAATCGGTTGCCTTCGCGGGTCTGCCGTCCAGCCCTTGGTATGACCGCGGCCGGAAGTACGGGCCGAGGGGTACCGGCGCGGTGGTGGCGTTCAACATCAAGGGTGGCGTCGAGGCCGGCAAGCGATTCGTCGATGGCCTGGAGCTGCACTCCCATGTTGCCAACATCGGTGACGTCCGCTCGCTGGTTATCCACCCGGCGTCGACTACCCACAGCCAGCTCACGGTCGAACAGCAACTGGTTGCGGGCGTGTATCCCGGCCTTGTCCGCCTGTCGGTGGGAATCGAGCACGTGGACGACATCATTGCTGACTTGGAGGCTGGTTTCCGGGCTGCCAAGGGCGCTTAGCGGGGCGGCCGCCCGCCGACGAAAATTCGCCGGGCGGCCCTTCTCGCTGCGTGTTCCTGAACGAAGGGACCCCAAACCGTCACACAGCTGTCACATTCTTCGCCAAAACAGCGGTATTTTTCCTAGACTCTACGTATTAGGTCATGAGTGCCAGTGACAGCCCCGGCTTGCTGGCCGGCAACCCTCCTCCGCGGTGGGGTGCCCCGGGTGAAGACCTGGCCTGTCGCACGCAAGGCGGCAGGCAAGCGCGAGGTTAGGTGTCAAAGGAATGACCATTACTGCTACAGCACCCCCAAAACCGGGCAAAGAAGACGGGACGGTCAAGTACGCCGGCGTAGGTTCGCTGGAACTTGAAGCCGGCGGCTTTCTCCCGGATGTTGTGTTGGCCTACGAAACCTGGGGGCAGTTGAACGCGGATGCGTCCAATGCTGTCCTCGTTCAGCACGCACTGACGGGAAGCACCCACGTGGCCCGCGGCGCCACTGATGAGGAAGGTTGGTGGGAACAACTCGTTGGCCCCGGCGCGACGATCGACACCAACCGGTTCTTCGTTATTTCCATCAACATTGTGGGCGGCTGTTACGGCAGCACAGGCCCGTCGTCGGAGGCGCCGGACGGACGGCCTTGGGGATCCCGGTTCCCCCTGATCACTTTGCGCGACAGCACGGTGGCTGAAGCCCGTCTCGCGGATGCGTTGGGGATCAAGTCATGGCACGCCGTCCTTGGCGGTTCCATGGGTGGGGCGCGGGCACTTGAGTGGGCTGTGACCTTCCCTGAGCGTGTCCAGCGGTGCGCAGTTATTTCCGTCGGGGCCTACAGCACAGCCGAGCAAATCGCTTTCGCCCAGTCCCAGACACTCGCCATCCGCCAGGACCCGAACTTCAAGAACGGCGATTACTACGGTGGACCAACTCCTGAGGCGGGCCTTGCCCTGGCCCGCCGGATAGCCCACATCACGTACCGATCAGCACTGGAG
This genomic stretch from Micrococcaceae bacterium Sec5.1 harbors:
- a CDS encoding hexose kinase produces the protein MTGPAAAGTSRNAATRIVTVTPNPAIDMTYTVHGITEGASHRVPTPISRAGGKGLNVARVVHQVGHPVLAIAPTGGAAGQTLAAELWTSGVPHALVSVAAETRRSIALVDTVAGETSIFNEEGQALLPDDWRSLTAAVVKAVRGDAGETAAAVLVGSGSLPPDAPADFYSSLVKLAHDAGIPAIIDTSGPGIITAAQAGADVLKPNHHELAEATGQSSLEAAALSLIAMGARTVLVSAGADGMLAFDHAAPGGYWSASLPEPLSGNPTGAGDAGVAAAAVALAEGVTEPREILRRATAWSAAAVLMPAAGEISPRYQELEEQLIVTWKETL
- a CDS encoding class II fructose-bisphosphate aldolase, whose amino-acid sequence is MEGDPVTLVSTRELMGKAAASGTGQGAFNVIHVETAEGLVAGAETAGVPLILQISENCAKYHGGLEPIALAAMAIARDASVPVAVHLDHAESEDLAIAAVDLGFGSVMFDGAHLPYEWNVEVTQRVARYAHERGVYMEAELGKVGGKDGAHAPGVRTDPDEAQAFVEATGVDALAVAVGSSHAMTERSAALDLHLITRLKSAVGKPLVLHGSSGVTDEMLVAAIGAGMTKINVSTHLNGFFTRAVREYLDANPAVVDSRKYIKAGRDALVLESARMLTLFAKAK
- a CDS encoding DeoR/GlpR family DNA-binding transcription regulator, whose product is MTRTDRLTAILDLLAESGHVEVEDIVTRLGVSPATARRDLDSLAKQRLLSRTRGGATTGSVSYDLPGRYNRDDHALAKQEIALAASALIRPGAVIGLSGGTTNTALAQLLSTREDLNAPSNRPTLTVVTNAINIASQLAVRPNIKIMVTGGILNPRSYELVGPYTDVIMQKVALDIAFIGVNGVDPDLGPTITDEGEAMVNTVMARRATESYVVADSSKVGRRSFAAMAGYDFRHLITDAGISAADKAAFEAKGTEVIVAPGN
- a CDS encoding histidine phosphatase family protein — its product is MIRHGQSAANADTSIYNRVPDYRIPLTELGVEQARIAGEALRRKLDGEQVCVYVSPYLRAYQTLEALDLGPLIERVIEEPRLREQDWANFQIAGEIEDQKELRNLYGHFFYRFREGESGSDVYDRVSSFMETLYRHWQKPTYAPNTLMVTHGLTMRLFCMRWFHWTVEYFESLNNPDNAELRTLIRTDDGQYSLDEPFSQWVPRDVDDSVLHAPRMRF
- a CDS encoding type II CAAX endopeptidase family protein gives rise to the protein MLLASRRRLRAEVLIVLGLSLGQSAVYSVVQLLDKMTRAPLSEATSTLNRSQSTREYFDLTYQLLDIIFALVPVVLVFYFLSSHSQGGREGASGSGFARLGFNFARPGKDLLQGLGLAAAIGIPSLGLYAAGRALGITTAIVPSGLEAYWWTVPVLILSAVRHAIVEEVIVVGYLLDRFGKFGWSTPLAIVVSAALRGSYHLYQGFGPFIGTFAMGLVFAWIYTKTKRVMPLVIAHALLDIVAFVGFSLFGKAIGLG
- a CDS encoding VOC family protein gives rise to the protein MRMDHVSYACERDGLLATTERISAALGVDAVRGGVHPRFGTRNMIIPLADNKYLEVVEVLDHPASDKAPFGQAVRARSAAGGGWMGWCVAVDDLAPFENRLGRSAVPGNRKFPDGRELVWQQIGILGLIADPQVPYLLKWEGDPSLHPSKVYDSDVKMSSLTIAGSAERVTEWLGEPVEKPLEDVAVQWMAPHGTPGIMSVTFETASGAVTI
- a CDS encoding bifunctional o-acetylhomoserine/o-acetylserine sulfhydrylase translates to MSQGWSFETRQIHAGQEPDSATGARSLPIYQTTSFVFPSAESAANRFALAELAPIYTRIGNPTQDAVEQRIASLEGGLGALLLSSGQAAETFAILNIAEAGDHVVASPSLYGGTYNLLAHTLKKFGISVTFVEDPDNLDQWRDAVQPNTKLFFGEVVSNPRQDVLDIEGISRTAHEAGVPLIVDNTLSTPYLIRPIEWGADIVVHSATKYLGGHGAAIAGVIVDSGNFDFGKDPERFPGFNTPDPSYNGLVYARDLGKDGALGANLSYILKARVQLLRDLGSAVSPFNAFLIAQGLETLSLRVERHVSNATKVAEWLEAHDDVESVAFAGLPSSPWYDRGRKYGPRGTGAVVAFNIKGGVEAGKRFVDGLELHSHVANIGDVRSLVIHPASTTHSQLTVEQQLVAGVYPGLVRLSVGIEHVDDIIADLEAGFRAAKGA
- a CDS encoding homoserine O-acetyltransferase; the encoded protein is MTITATAPPKPGKEDGTVKYAGVGSLELEAGGFLPDVVLAYETWGQLNADASNAVLVQHALTGSTHVARGATDEEGWWEQLVGPGATIDTNRFFVISINIVGGCYGSTGPSSEAPDGRPWGSRFPLITLRDSTVAEARLADALGIKSWHAVLGGSMGGARALEWAVTFPERVQRCAVISVGAYSTAEQIAFAQSQTLAIRQDPNFKNGDYYGGPTPEAGLALARRIAHITYRSALELDFRFGREAQHQETPLAAPVLGERGRYQVESYLDHQGSKLVRRFDANSYIAITEALMSHDITRGRGTLQEALAGATAEFFVAAVDSDRLYFPAQSLELAQNLPGNVPVHVIEAPIGHDGFLTEIGQLSAQLREAFFA